One Streptomyces drozdowiczii DNA segment encodes these proteins:
- a CDS encoding DUF4246 domain-containing protein — MTGLSAFLLPFHSSRARGVAEPRTLRELEMIACSAHLRAKPGWSEKMHDTAIAARWTREAVDQGLTEAQARYVLAELAHYARLRDARTGIEVSAVDGVWQSDTLIDAELRSRLREAVRVLEEVPEEERDWHPGSDGQVLDLVHPSLFCLVRDVSGGPERAWENPTSHYSAYEFSDRFQWLPTDVDVSADGEAAFLSYVNNVHPEDHRELAAVLPELVTRMLPLWENVLTDLRRPRPPRIEADPYGWYDSEPEHPDEDDFGDGAAYDEAVEAYELALDDWYQNRRPVVPDAPEFTAPEPVDASDRVVLRGRRLQVVAKLATIHLTPEKPEYAGGSWHVEGMLNERIVSTGIYYWDSENITDSRLSFRAAVDDPDYEQNDHNGVSDVYGLDDEGPLNQVLGSAATPAGRCLAFPNVLQHRVGSFRLADPSRAGHRKIVAFFLVDPSETIVSTSDVAPQQPWAGTSTMTLEEAKAYREELMRERKFFVDEHNEQLFEREFSLCEH, encoded by the coding sequence TTGACTGGCCTGTCCGCCTTTCTGCTGCCGTTCCACTCCTCCCGCGCCCGCGGGGTCGCAGAGCCCCGGACCCTGCGCGAGCTGGAGATGATCGCGTGCAGCGCGCACCTTCGGGCGAAGCCGGGATGGTCCGAGAAGATGCACGACACCGCCATAGCCGCCAGATGGACGCGGGAGGCGGTCGACCAGGGGCTCACCGAGGCGCAGGCCCGCTATGTGCTGGCCGAACTGGCGCACTACGCGCGGCTGCGGGACGCCCGTACCGGCATCGAGGTCTCCGCCGTCGACGGGGTCTGGCAGTCGGACACGCTGATCGACGCGGAGCTGCGGTCGCGGCTGCGCGAGGCGGTCCGGGTGCTGGAGGAGGTCCCCGAGGAGGAGAGGGACTGGCATCCGGGATCGGACGGCCAGGTGCTGGACCTGGTGCATCCCTCGCTGTTCTGCCTGGTACGGGACGTGAGCGGCGGCCCGGAGCGGGCCTGGGAGAACCCGACGAGCCACTACTCGGCGTACGAGTTCTCGGACCGGTTCCAGTGGCTGCCCACGGACGTCGACGTCAGCGCGGACGGCGAGGCCGCCTTCCTCTCGTACGTGAACAACGTCCACCCCGAGGACCACCGGGAGCTGGCCGCCGTCCTGCCGGAGCTGGTCACGCGGATGCTGCCGCTGTGGGAGAACGTGCTCACCGATCTGCGCCGTCCGCGGCCCCCGCGGATCGAGGCCGACCCGTACGGCTGGTACGACTCGGAGCCGGAGCATCCGGACGAGGACGACTTCGGCGACGGGGCGGCGTACGACGAGGCGGTCGAAGCGTACGAGCTGGCCCTTGACGACTGGTACCAGAACCGTCGCCCGGTCGTCCCGGACGCCCCCGAATTCACCGCGCCCGAGCCGGTCGACGCGTCCGACCGGGTCGTCCTGCGCGGTCGCCGGCTCCAGGTCGTCGCCAAGCTGGCGACCATCCACCTGACGCCCGAGAAGCCCGAGTACGCCGGTGGTTCCTGGCACGTCGAGGGGATGCTGAACGAGCGGATCGTGTCGACCGGCATCTACTACTGGGACAGCGAGAACATCACGGACAGCCGGCTGAGCTTCCGTGCCGCGGTCGACGATCCGGACTACGAGCAGAACGACCACAACGGCGTGAGCGACGTGTACGGCCTGGACGACGAGGGTCCGCTGAACCAGGTGCTGGGCTCGGCCGCGACCCCGGCCGGGCGCTGTCTGGCGTTCCCCAACGTCCTCCAGCACCGCGTCGGTTCGTTCCGCCTCGCGGACCCGAGCCGCGCCGGGCACCGCAAGATCGTGGCCTTCTTCCTGGTGGACCCGTCGGAGACGATCGTCTCGACCTCCGACGTGGCGCCGCAGCAGCCCTGGGCCGGGACCTCGACCATGACCCTGGAGGAGGCGAAGGCGTACCGCGAAGAGCTGATGCGGGAGCGGAAGTTCTTCGTGGACGAGCACAACGAGCAGCTGTTCGAGCGGGAGTTCTCCCTCTGCGAGCACTGA
- a CDS encoding DUF6357 family protein, with amino-acid sequence MSEVVFTRGSGWIPRVVREDGVLKLTLGAGADANHEPRTFTFPIGEEHLAVIREDLGRHLLLWSAVLPLCDAAGTRGRLDEDAAVALLDPVLLAAPAEVDAYFRRIPWDKGRLVAHGAGIDLLEQGQVCAAMRTATEASDANRAQEYRAERRRAERGTVLGPLDAAVLRYTGQYVHGATLPRRLPDAVEPALLPEVMRVVATAERACAGLRIGRDPRRGRRGTDKRDWERMAAAVESAVRRAHPELAADAVRTLGFLMCSEAVDRARSTPLEAYEEAADGRGALSFTDDKGAERTWRPGGPRTAAVAFWEFVEDRVASGNEVFTIEDEERGEGVQVHFYADSIARITTVREGRGGADPEYRVEYSLVDGMSGYRRLVSAFVRGGCAALDGLGTWMSDHAEFERARRRRGGR; translated from the coding sequence ATGAGCGAGGTCGTATTCACGCGTGGGAGTGGCTGGATCCCGCGCGTGGTCCGCGAGGACGGGGTGCTGAAGCTGACGCTCGGGGCCGGGGCGGATGCCAATCACGAGCCCCGGACGTTCACGTTCCCGATCGGGGAGGAGCATCTCGCGGTGATCCGGGAGGACCTGGGCAGGCACCTGCTGCTGTGGAGTGCGGTGCTGCCGCTGTGCGACGCGGCCGGGACGCGGGGCCGGCTCGATGAGGACGCCGCCGTCGCGCTCCTGGACCCGGTCCTTCTCGCCGCACCCGCCGAGGTCGACGCGTACTTCCGGCGCATCCCCTGGGACAAGGGCCGGCTCGTCGCCCACGGGGCCGGCATCGACCTGCTCGAACAGGGCCAGGTCTGTGCGGCGATGCGTACGGCGACCGAGGCGTCGGACGCGAACCGGGCCCAGGAGTACCGGGCCGAGCGCCGTCGGGCCGAGCGCGGCACCGTACTCGGTCCGCTCGACGCGGCGGTGCTGAGGTACACGGGCCAGTACGTGCACGGCGCGACCCTCCCGAGGCGGCTGCCCGACGCCGTCGAGCCGGCGCTGCTGCCCGAGGTCATGCGGGTGGTCGCCACCGCGGAACGCGCGTGCGCCGGTCTGCGGATCGGCCGCGACCCGCGGCGGGGCAGGCGCGGCACGGACAAGCGGGACTGGGAGCGGATGGCGGCGGCGGTCGAGTCGGCCGTACGCCGGGCGCACCCGGAACTCGCCGCTGACGCGGTGCGCACCCTGGGCTTCCTGATGTGCTCGGAGGCCGTCGACCGCGCCAGGAGCACGCCCCTGGAAGCCTACGAGGAGGCGGCCGACGGCCGCGGGGCCCTCTCGTTCACCGACGACAAGGGCGCCGAGCGGACGTGGCGCCCGGGCGGTCCCCGTACCGCCGCCGTGGCGTTCTGGGAGTTCGTGGAGGACCGTGTCGCCTCGGGCAACGAGGTCTTCACGATCGAGGACGAGGAGCGGGGCGAGGGGGTCCAGGTCCACTTCTACGCGGACTCGATCGCCCGGATCACGACCGTGCGCGAGGGCCGGGGCGGGGCCGATCCGGAGTACCGCGTCGAGTACAGCCTGGTCGACGGGATGAGCGGGTACCGGCGCCTGGTGAGCGCCTTCGTCCGGGGCGGCTGCGCCGCGCTCGACGGGCTGGGTACGTGGATGTCGGACCACGCCGAGTTCGAGCGCGCGCGTCGGCGGCGGGGCGGCCGGTAG
- a CDS encoding FKBP-type peptidyl-prolyl cis-trans isomerase, giving the protein MSEPAKPEVEVPEGAAPTELTIRDLVVGEGPEALPGRVVRVHYVGVTFASGREFDSSWEQDRPFKFAIGGGKAIKGLDRGLRGMRAGGRREIIVPPRLGYGKQSPSAFIPPNSTLVFVVDLLTVVGPGGSA; this is encoded by the coding sequence ATGAGCGAACCGGCCAAGCCCGAGGTCGAGGTGCCGGAGGGCGCCGCGCCCACCGAGTTGACGATCCGGGACCTCGTGGTGGGAGAGGGGCCGGAGGCACTGCCCGGGAGGGTGGTGCGGGTCCACTACGTCGGCGTCACGTTCGCGTCCGGCAGGGAGTTCGACTCCTCCTGGGAGCAGGACCGGCCGTTCAAGTTCGCCATCGGCGGCGGCAAGGCCATCAAGGGCCTGGACCGCGGCCTGCGCGGTATGAGGGCGGGCGGTCGGCGCGAGATCATCGTTCCCCCGCGTCTCGGCTACGGCAAGCAGTCACCGTCCGCCTTCATCCCGCCGAACTCGACCCTGGTCTTCGTCGTGGACCTGCTCACCGTGGTGGGCCCGGGCGGCTCGGCCTGA